One window of Ziziphus jujuba cultivar Dongzao chromosome 5, ASM3175591v1 genomic DNA carries:
- the LOC112490010 gene encoding putative disease resistance protein RGA4: MAENILFSIAEAIVGKLGSFALKEIGLLWGVKNDLRKLNSTMSTIKDVLLDAEEKQTHNHQVRGWLTKLQVIVYDADDLVDKFDFEALRRRVMPGNKMRKQVCIFFSSSNQLAFALKMGHRIKEIRESLDEIRIQRDFHLDKRVEETKSVSAKARETYSFVREEEVIGRDDERMKILQLLLQDDETKENVSTITIVGIGGLGKTTLAQLVFNDAMVQKHFEPRLWVCVSNVFEMRPIVGNIIKSATNSSPDQHLAMDQLQNLLRKQIDGKRYFLVLDDVWNEDRKKWLELKSLLMGGARGSRILVTTRSENVAKLSHTLDDQPFKLNGLENDKSWSLFSKMAFRQVQDLNNPKIVDLGKAILEKCKGVPLAIKTIGSILYFKNPETEWSFFRDNELAKVTQQEDDIIPTLKLSYNHLPSYLKHCFAYCSLFPKDHEFDVQMLIHLWMAQGFIKADQNQFPEDIGYGYFLDLLWRSFFQEGKKDGFGNIRRCKMHDLMHDLAMSVAGTSSVLINKGSISSSENLFHVSFDFSLGGTEFLTSVSPLLKHHYKLRTLFVLPTYLGHEQDLTLINCMENCLKFKLLRALDLNRFYSIEKLPNSFGELKHLRYLDLSNFENIQKLPNSITNLHNLQTLNLAECEELSSLPRDMHKLVSLRHLLLDECSSLSHMPSRLGELTCLHTLSRFVLPGHDVSQLRPRNKSIGEVGELRNLNSLRGKLSIENLRPDIDESDTANLQEKQHLQELKLWYLKFEEDHFVEKYEKSLELLRPHPNLKALRVYGYLGVGFASWVKSLTNLVSLRLYGCTKCRHLPALHELPHLQKLTLEDLDCLEYIDDDQNTATSCDIIPFFPSLKVLFILWCPKLTSMPLFPSLERLVLHDTSSKPLRGTMMMAHKEASSGASPSSSFQSLSKLVEMTILDIDDLQSLPQEGVAYLSSLQSLQILGCPNLTSLPESIGNLSSLRSLEIGSCPNLTSLPESIGNLSSLRSLQISYCPKLTSLPEGQMLRALMKLSIKRCPMLQQRYNNTSGVDWPKIAHIPNVEFE, from the coding sequence ATGGCAGAAAATATTCTCTTCAGTATTGCTGAAGCAATTGTTGGGAAGTTGGGTTCTTTTGCTCTCAAAGAAATTGGTTTGCTTTGGGGTGTCAAAAATGATCTCCGAAAGCTTAACAGCACCATGTCTACAATCAAAGATGTGCTTCTTGATGCAGAGGAGAAGCAGACACACAACCATCAAGTTAGAGGTTGGCTCACCAAGCTTCAGGTTATTGTGTACGATGCTGATGACCTGGTGGACAAGTTTGACTTTGAAGCTTTGCGGCGTAGAGTGATGCCTGGCAATAAAATGAGGAAGCAGGTATGCATTTTCTTCTCGAGCTCAAATCAACTTGCTTTTGCGCTAAAGATGGGTCATAGAATAAAAGAAATTAGAGAGTCTCTAGATGAAATTAGAATTCAAAGAGACTTTCACTTAGACAAGCGTGTAGAAGAGACAAAATCAGTCTCAGCTAAAGCAAGAGAGACCTACTCTTTTGTACGCGAGGAAGAAGTAATTGGGAGGGATGATGAAAGAATGAAAATCTTGCAACTTTTGTTGCAGGATGATGAAACTAAAGAGAATGTCTCCACCATTACCATTGTTGGTATTGGAGGACTAGGAAAAACAACACttgctcaacttgttttcaacgATGCCATGGTCCAAAAGCATTTTGAGCCAAGACTGTGGGTATGTGTCTCAAATGTCTTTGAAATGAGACCAATTGTTGGCAATATCATTAAATCTGCCACCAATAGTAGCCCAGATCAACATCTTGCAATGGATCAGTTGCAAAATTTGCTTAGGAAACAAATAGATGGAAAGAGATACTTTCTTGTGTTGGATGATGTGTGGAATGAAGATCGTAAAAAATGGCTTGAGTTAAAGTCTTTGTTAATGGGTGGGGCAAGAGGTAGCAGAATTCTGGTAACTACTCGCAGTGAGAATGTTGCCAAGTTAAGCCATACATTAGATGACCAGCCATTTAAGTTAAATGGCTTGGAGAATGATAAGTCATGgtctttattttcaaaaatggcCTTTAGGCAAGTTCAAGATCTGAACAACCCAAAGATTGTGGATTTAGGGAAAGCAATTTTAGAAAAGTGCAAGGGAGTTCCTCTTGCCATAAAGACCATAGGAAGTATACTATACTTCAAAAATCCCGAAACTGAGTGGTCCTTCTTTAGGGATAATGAACTTGCAAAAGTAACTCAGCAAGAAGATGATATTATACCAACACTCAAGCTAAGTTACAATCATCTCCCTTCTTATTTGAAACATTGCTTTGCTTATTGTAGTTTGTTTCCAAAAGATCATGAGTTTGATGTGCAAATGTTGATACATTTGTGGATGGCACAAGGTTTTATTAAGGCAGACCAAAACCAGTTTCCAGAAGATATTGGTTATGGATATTTTTTGGATCTACTATGGAGATCCTTTTTtcaagaaggaaagaaagatggtTTTGGTAATATCAGGAGGTGCAAAATGCATGATCTCATGCATGATCTTGCAATGTCAGTGGCAGGAACTAGTAGTGTCTTGATAAATAAAGGTTCTATCAGTTCTAGTGAAAATCTTTTTCATGtatcttttgatttttcacTAGGTGGTACAGAATTTTTGACAAGTGTATCGCCCTTGCTTAAACATCATTATAAGCTGCGGACATTATTTGTTCTTCCTACATATTTAGGTCATGAGCAAGATTTGACACTGATAAACTGTATGgaaaattgtttgaaatttaaattattacggGCACTTGATTTGAACAGATTTTATTCTATAGAGAAGCTACCAAATAGTTTTGGAGAATTAAAACATTTGAGATATCTTGatctttcaaattttgaaaatatccaaaAGCTGCCCAATTCTATCACCAACCTGCATAATTTACAAACATTGAATCTTGCTGAGTGTGAAGAGTTATCAAGTTTGCCAAGAGATATGCATAAACTGGTCAGCCTGAGGCATCTTTTGTTGGATGAGTGTTCGAGTCTGAGTCATATGCCAAGTAGACTTGGAGAACTGACTTGCCTTCACACATTAAGCAGATTTGTTCTGCCAGGTCATGACGTCAGCCAGTTGAGGCCAAGGAATAAGAGTATTGGTGAGGTTGGTGAATTACGCAACCTTAACAGTTTGAGAGGTAAGTTATCCATTGAGAATTTGAGACCTGATATTGATGAATCAGATACTGCAAATTTACAAGAGAAGCAACACCTGCAAGAGTTAAAATTATGGTACTTGAAGTTTGAGGAAGATCATTTTGTGGAAAAATACGAAAAGTCGTTAGAATTGTTGCGGCCACATCCTAATTTAAAAGCATTGAGAGTTTATGGGTACTTGGGAGTGGGTTTTGCCAGTTGGGTTAAGTCCCTTACTAATCTTGTTTCTTTAAGATTATATGGATGTACCAAATGTCGGCATCTCCCAGCTTTGCATGAATTACCTCATCTCCAGAAACTTACACTTGAAGACTTGGATTGCCTGGAGTATATTGATGATGATCAGAATACTGCTACTAGTTGTGACATAATACCATTCTTCCCTTCCCTCAAGGTACTTTTTATTCTGTGGTGTCCAAAACTAACTTCCATGCCACTATTTCCATCTCTTGAAAGGTTAGTACTACATGATACAAGCTCGAAGCCATTACGTGGGACGATGATGATGGCACATAAGGAAGCTAGTTCCGGTGCATCGCCGTCATCATCGTTCCAATCTCTATCCAAATTGGTGGAAATGACCATTTTGGACATTGATGACCTACAATCTCTTCCACAAGAAGGTGTGGCCTACCTCTCATCTCTCCAATCTCTTCAGATTTTGGGTTGCCCCAATTTGACGTCATTGCCAGAATCTATCGGCAACCTCTCATCACTCCGATCTCTTGAGATTGGCAGTTGCCCCAATTTGACGTCATTGCCAGAATCTATCGGCAACCTCTCATCACTCCGATCTCTTCAGATTAGCTATTGCCCCAAGTTGACGTCATTGCCAGAAGGCCAGATGTTACGCGCTTTAATGAAATTGTCCATTAAACGGTGCCCAATGTTACAACAAAGGTATAATAATACATCTGGTGTGGACTGGCCCAAGATTGCCCACATTCCAAATGTTGAGTTCGAGTGA